One genomic segment of Micromonospora sp. WMMC415 includes these proteins:
- a CDS encoding GNAT family N-acetyltransferase has translation MLRQQDVGHRIVVRRIVGIREGRPLFSDALGELVELSETHLTIATTQGRIEVPVAEVHRAKRVPPARRPTAAAVAALELAADEAWPAPTRARLGDWLLRSADGWTGRANSALPVGDPDRPLPAALDAVERWYAGLGQPALVNTPLPLAAPVGAELDARGWTSRPPVLVQTVPLAALPPAAPEPAGSPPVELATAPSEEWLAIAAGRKGGLPDAARHVLTAVDQVRFAEVYAGNRLVAVGRGTVTGAGRWLGLSLIEVLPEARRQGLARRMIHALAGWGAAAGATDAFLQVEQRNTGAVALYRTLGFTTHHTYLTRVAPG, from the coding sequence GTGCTCCGACAGCAGGACGTGGGACACCGCATCGTGGTCCGCCGCATTGTGGGGATTCGCGAAGGCAGACCCCTCTTCTCCGACGCGCTCGGCGAGCTGGTCGAACTGAGCGAGACCCATCTCACTATCGCCACCACCCAGGGCCGGATCGAGGTCCCGGTGGCCGAGGTGCACCGGGCGAAGCGGGTCCCGCCGGCCCGCCGGCCGACGGCCGCCGCGGTGGCCGCGCTGGAACTCGCCGCCGACGAGGCGTGGCCGGCGCCGACCCGGGCCCGCCTCGGTGACTGGCTGCTGCGCAGCGCCGACGGCTGGACCGGCCGGGCCAACTCGGCGCTGCCCGTCGGCGACCCGGACCGGCCGCTGCCCGCCGCGCTCGACGCGGTGGAACGCTGGTACGCCGGCCTCGGCCAGCCGGCGCTGGTCAACACGCCGCTCCCGCTCGCGGCGCCGGTCGGCGCCGAACTCGACGCGCGGGGCTGGACCAGCCGCCCGCCGGTGCTCGTGCAGACCGTGCCGCTGGCCGCCCTGCCCCCGGCCGCACCCGAGCCGGCCGGGTCACCGCCGGTCGAGCTGGCGACCGCGCCGTCCGAGGAGTGGCTGGCGATCGCCGCCGGCCGCAAGGGCGGCCTGCCGGACGCCGCCCGCCACGTGCTCACCGCCGTGGACCAGGTCCGCTTCGCCGAGGTGTACGCGGGCAACCGGCTGGTCGCCGTCGGCCGGGGCACCGTCACCGGTGCGGGTCGGTGGCTCGGTCTGAGCCTGATCGAGGTGCTGCCCGAGGCCCGCCGGCAGGGGCTGGCCCGGCGTATGATCCACGCCCTGGCCGGCTGGGGTGCGGCGGCCGGCGCCACCGACGCCTTCCTCCAGGTCGAGCAACGCAACACGGGGGCGGTCGCCCTCTACCGCACGTTGGGCTTCACCACCCACCACACCTACCTGACCCGGGTCGCCCCCGGCTGA
- a CDS encoding DapH/DapD/GlmU-related protein: MLTPTHPVEPEPRRAKWEAAKPITIGDNVWLGGGVIVLAGVTIGENTVVGAGAVVTRDLPPNVVALGNPARVVRELA, encoded by the coding sequence TTGCTCACCCCGACCCACCCGGTCGAGCCGGAGCCCCGGCGCGCCAAGTGGGAGGCGGCGAAGCCCATCACCATCGGCGACAACGTGTGGCTCGGCGGCGGGGTGATCGTCCTCGCCGGAGTCACCATCGGGGAGAACACGGTGGTGGGTGCCGGTGCCGTGGTCACCAGGGACCTACCGCCGAACGTCGTCGCCCTCGGGAACCCGGCCCGGGTGGTGCGCGAACTCGCCTGA
- the mshB gene encoding N-acetyl-1-D-myo-inositol-2-amino-2-deoxy-alpha-D-glucopyranoside deacetylase: protein MTDVTTLPDRRLLLVHAHPDDEAIGTGSTMAHYAAAGAHVTLVTCTLGEEGEIHVPALAQLAAAEADQLGGYRIGELAAACRALGVTDHRFLGGAGRYRDSGMMGLATNEHPRAFWQADLDEAAGHLVEIMREIRPQVMITYDGNGFYGHPDHIQAHRVAMRAAELAGAEGFGPAKIYWTAMPQSVLEAGMAHFAGSSDNPFVGIEEATELPFCTPDAQIAARIDATDQHAAKEAAMRAHATQIPDNSWLYSIAGNFGSEFMGVEYYTLAVGEKGPGSGRYGWEDDLFAGLAVVDGPDRSPVGAAGSR, encoded by the coding sequence GTGACGGACGTGACGACGCTGCCCGACCGCCGGCTCCTGCTGGTCCACGCGCACCCCGACGACGAAGCCATCGGCACCGGCTCGACGATGGCGCACTACGCCGCCGCCGGCGCCCACGTCACGCTGGTGACCTGCACGCTCGGCGAGGAGGGCGAGATCCACGTGCCGGCGCTGGCGCAGCTCGCCGCGGCCGAGGCGGACCAGCTCGGCGGCTACCGGATCGGGGAGCTGGCGGCGGCCTGCCGCGCGCTCGGCGTCACCGACCACCGGTTTCTCGGTGGCGCCGGCCGCTACCGGGACTCCGGCATGATGGGCCTCGCCACGAACGAGCACCCGCGCGCCTTCTGGCAGGCCGACCTCGACGAGGCCGCCGGGCACCTGGTCGAGATCATGCGCGAGATCCGGCCGCAGGTGATGATCACGTACGACGGGAACGGCTTCTACGGTCACCCGGACCACATCCAGGCGCACCGGGTGGCGATGCGCGCCGCCGAGCTGGCCGGCGCCGAGGGCTTCGGCCCCGCGAAGATCTACTGGACGGCGATGCCGCAGAGCGTGCTGGAGGCCGGGATGGCCCACTTCGCCGGCTCGTCGGACAACCCGTTCGTGGGTATCGAGGAGGCCACCGAGCTGCCCTTCTGCACCCCCGACGCGCAGATCGCCGCCCGGATCGACGCGACCGACCAGCACGCCGCCAAGGAGGCGGCGATGCGGGCGCACGCCACTCAGATCCCGGACAACTCCTGGCTGTACTCGATCGCCGGCAACTTCGGCAGTGAGTTCATGGGGGTGGAGTACTACACCCTCGCGGTCGGCGAGAAGGGCCCGGGCTCCGGCCGGTACGGCTGGGAGGACGACCTGTTCGCCGGGCTCGCGGTCGTCGACGGCCCGGACCGGTCACCGGTCGGCGCGGCCGGTTCCCGGTGA
- a CDS encoding nucleoside/nucleotide kinase family protein: protein MVNGPGVAARVVPLDELVARAHALADAGPRQLLGIAGAPGAGKSTLAEQIVAAVGPVARLVPMDGFHLAQAELVRLGRTARKGAVDTFDANGYVSLLRRLRRLEPTAVYAPAFRRDLEEPVAGAIEVPPEVRLVVTEGNYLLLPEWPWEEIRPLLHEAWFLDLDAELRLRRLTARHEAYGRSPEEARVWAYGSDEANAALVAATADRADLVVRLTEPPPP from the coding sequence ATGGTGAACGGGCCGGGGGTGGCGGCGCGGGTCGTCCCCCTCGACGAGTTGGTGGCGCGCGCCCACGCGCTCGCCGACGCCGGCCCGCGGCAGTTGCTCGGCATCGCCGGCGCTCCCGGTGCCGGCAAGTCGACCCTGGCCGAGCAGATCGTCGCCGCGGTGGGCCCGGTCGCCCGGCTGGTCCCGATGGACGGGTTCCACCTGGCGCAGGCCGAGCTGGTCCGGCTGGGCCGAACCGCGCGCAAGGGCGCCGTGGACACCTTCGACGCCAACGGGTACGTCTCGCTGCTGCGCCGCCTGCGCCGGCTCGAACCCACCGCGGTGTACGCGCCGGCCTTCCGGCGGGACCTGGAGGAGCCGGTGGCCGGGGCGATCGAGGTGCCGCCGGAGGTCCGGCTGGTGGTCACCGAGGGCAACTACCTGCTGCTGCCGGAGTGGCCGTGGGAGGAGATCCGGCCGCTGCTGCACGAGGCGTGGTTCCTGGACCTCGACGCGGAGCTGCGGCTGCGCCGGCTCACCGCCCGGCACGAGGCGTACGGGCGGTCGCCCGAGGAGGCCCGGGTCTGGGCGTACGGCAGCGACGAGGCCAACGCCGCGCTGGTGGCCGCCACGGCGGACCGGGCCGACCTGGTGGTACGCCTCACCGAGCCGCCGCCCCCGTGA
- the dapD gene encoding 2,3,4,5-tetrahydropyridine-2,6-dicarboxylate N-succinyltransferase yields the protein MSSAESAWGIGLATVTADDQVLDTWYPTGKLGLGELPLVPGEDEADVLDLPPGAIGDRALPGLRTVQVVTVIGSLDDPIKDAADAYLRLHLLSHRLVRPNELNLDGVFGKLANVAWTSAGPCPPERVDELRVIERAAGRHLAVYGVDKFPRMTDYVVPSGVRIADADRVRLGAHLAPGTTVMHEGFVNFNAGTLGTSMVEGRIVQGVVVGDGSDIGGGASIMGTLSGGGTEKIRIGERSLVGANAGVGITLGDDCVVEAGCYVTAASKISLPDGRVVKARELSGVDGLLFWRNSVTGGLEAKPRTGKGIELNAALHAND from the coding sequence GTGAGTAGCGCAGAGTCTGCCTGGGGCATCGGCCTGGCCACCGTGACCGCTGACGATCAGGTGCTCGACACCTGGTACCCGACCGGCAAGCTGGGGCTCGGTGAGCTGCCGCTGGTCCCCGGCGAGGACGAGGCGGACGTCCTCGACCTCCCCCCGGGCGCGATCGGCGACCGGGCGCTGCCGGGCCTGCGCACCGTCCAGGTGGTCACGGTGATCGGCTCGCTGGACGACCCGATCAAGGACGCCGCGGACGCGTACCTGCGGCTGCACCTGCTCTCCCACCGCCTGGTCCGGCCCAACGAGCTCAACCTCGACGGCGTCTTCGGCAAGCTCGCCAACGTGGCGTGGACCTCGGCCGGGCCCTGCCCGCCGGAGCGGGTCGACGAGCTGCGGGTGATCGAGCGGGCCGCCGGCCGCCACCTGGCGGTGTACGGGGTGGACAAGTTCCCCCGGATGACCGACTACGTCGTACCCTCCGGCGTGCGGATCGCGGACGCCGACCGGGTCCGGCTGGGCGCCCACCTCGCGCCCGGCACGACCGTGATGCACGAGGGCTTCGTGAACTTCAACGCGGGCACCCTCGGCACGTCGATGGTCGAGGGCCGGATCGTGCAGGGCGTGGTGGTCGGCGACGGCTCCGACATCGGCGGCGGCGCCTCGATCATGGGCACCCTCTCCGGCGGTGGCACCGAGAAGATCCGCATCGGCGAGCGCAGCCTGGTCGGCGCCAACGCGGGCGTCGGCATCACGCTCGGCGACGACTGCGTGGTGGAGGCCGGCTGCTACGTCACCGCCGCCTCCAAGATCAGCCTGCCGGACGGCCGGGTGGTCAAGGCCCGTGAGCTGTCCGGCGTGGACGGGCTGCTCTTCTGGCGCAACTCGGTCACCGGCGGCCTGGAGGCGAAGCCGCGCACCGGCAAAGGCATCGAGCTGAACGCCGCCCTGCACGCCAACGACTGA
- a CDS encoding prephenate dehydrogenase/arogenate dehydrogenase family protein, with amino-acid sequence MTGDGTTGPGRPGAGGGYAGVRAAVVGTGLIGGSVLLRLRDAGLDVASWDPDPATREHARRQGVTAAETVEEAVAGRDVVFLCGPLPTLSATLPLVAGASPPGCVLTDVGSTKAEVADAAARHGLLDRFVPGHPMAGAESAGLTAAAPTLLDGAAWVLCPGPAAGPFRWLTGLLLDVFRARVVPMAADAHDSAAALASHVPHLLAGALAGAVRRATLRDAVLALAAGSFRDGTRVAGTPAARTANMLLGNRERVLRELAGVTAYLDELADALRSGDAQRLTALHAEAGAARELLSGRGYTTRVRDFPAGGDHVDEVAWLRELGAAGGHLGGCHVRGDRVSYTAHVPDPSARPRGAD; translated from the coding sequence ATGACGGGCGACGGGACCACCGGCCCGGGCCGTCCGGGGGCCGGCGGGGGGTACGCGGGCGTCCGCGCCGCCGTCGTCGGCACCGGCCTGATCGGCGGGTCCGTCCTGCTGCGGCTTCGCGACGCCGGGCTGGACGTCGCCTCGTGGGATCCGGACCCGGCCACGCGGGAGCACGCGCGCCGGCAGGGGGTGACGGCCGCCGAGACCGTCGAGGAGGCGGTCGCCGGCCGGGACGTCGTGTTCCTGTGCGGGCCGTTGCCGACCCTGTCGGCCACCCTGCCGCTGGTGGCCGGGGCGAGCCCGCCCGGTTGCGTCCTCACCGACGTGGGCAGCACCAAGGCCGAGGTGGCCGACGCCGCCGCCCGGCACGGTCTGCTCGACCGGTTCGTGCCCGGCCACCCGATGGCCGGCGCCGAGTCGGCCGGGCTGACCGCCGCCGCGCCGACGCTGCTCGACGGCGCCGCGTGGGTGCTCTGCCCGGGGCCGGCGGCCGGGCCGTTCCGCTGGCTGACCGGGCTGCTGCTGGACGTGTTCCGGGCCCGGGTGGTGCCGATGGCCGCCGACGCGCACGACAGCGCTGCCGCCCTCGCCTCGCACGTCCCGCACCTGCTCGCCGGCGCGCTGGCCGGTGCGGTCCGCCGGGCGACGCTGCGGGACGCGGTCCTCGCGCTGGCCGCCGGCAGCTTCCGCGACGGCACCCGGGTCGCCGGCACCCCGGCCGCCCGTACCGCCAACATGCTGCTCGGCAACCGGGAGCGGGTGCTGCGCGAGCTGGCCGGGGTGACCGCGTACCTGGACGAGCTGGCCGACGCGCTGCGGTCCGGCGACGCGCAGCGGCTGACCGCGCTGCACGCGGAGGCGGGCGCCGCGCGCGAGCTGCTGTCCGGTCGCGGGTACACCACCCGGGTCCGGGACTTTCCCGCCGGCGGTGACCACGTCGACGAGGTCGCCTGGCTGCGGGAGCTGGGCGCCGCCGGCGGCCACCTGGGCGGCTGCCACGTCCGGGGCGACCGGGTCAGCTACACCGCCCACGTCCCGGATCCGTCCGCGCGGCCGCGTGGGGCCGACTGA
- the dapC gene encoding succinyldiaminopimelate transaminase, protein MNRPAPVSARLPEFTWDTLDAAAALAAAHPEGLINLSMGTPVDPVPPVIRQALADASDAPGYPLTAGTPVLRDAIAAWVARACGAGVNGLGVLPTVGSKELVAWLPTLLGIGPDDVVVVPSVAYPTYEDGARLAGATVVRADSLTAVGPTPRVRLVWVNSPGNPTGRVLPAAHLRKVVDWARERGAVVASDECYLPLGWDAEPVSVLSPEVCGGSYEGVLAVHSLSKRSNLAGYRAGFVAGDPALVAELLKVRKHAGMIVPAPVQAAMVAALSDERHAEEQRERYRARRVALHAAFTGAGFTVEHSEAGLYLWLTRDEDCWETVDWLARRGILVAAGVFYGPAGARHVRVALTESDEHVAAVAGRLAA, encoded by the coding sequence CTGAACCGGCCCGCGCCGGTCTCGGCTCGGCTGCCCGAGTTCACCTGGGACACCCTGGACGCCGCGGCCGCGCTGGCCGCGGCGCACCCGGAGGGCCTGATCAACCTCTCGATGGGCACGCCGGTCGACCCGGTGCCGCCGGTGATCCGGCAGGCGCTGGCCGACGCGTCGGACGCCCCCGGCTACCCGCTGACCGCCGGCACGCCGGTGCTGCGTGACGCGATCGCCGCCTGGGTCGCGCGGGCGTGTGGGGCCGGGGTGAACGGGCTCGGCGTCCTGCCGACGGTCGGTTCGAAGGAGCTGGTCGCCTGGCTGCCGACGCTGCTCGGGATCGGGCCGGACGACGTCGTCGTGGTGCCGTCGGTCGCGTACCCGACCTACGAGGACGGCGCCCGGCTGGCCGGCGCCACCGTCGTCCGCGCCGACTCGCTGACCGCGGTCGGCCCGACGCCGCGGGTGCGCCTGGTCTGGGTGAACTCGCCCGGCAACCCGACCGGCCGGGTGCTGCCCGCGGCCCACCTGCGCAAGGTGGTCGACTGGGCCCGGGAGCGCGGCGCGGTCGTCGCCAGCGACGAGTGCTATCTGCCGCTCGGCTGGGACGCCGAGCCGGTCTCGGTGCTGTCGCCGGAGGTCTGCGGTGGCTCGTACGAGGGCGTGCTCGCCGTGCACTCGCTGTCGAAGCGCTCCAACCTCGCCGGCTACCGGGCCGGCTTCGTGGCGGGTGACCCGGCGCTCGTCGCCGAGCTGCTGAAGGTGCGCAAGCACGCCGGCATGATCGTGCCCGCCCCGGTGCAGGCCGCCATGGTGGCCGCCCTGAGCGACGAACGGCACGCCGAGGAGCAGCGCGAACGCTACCGGGCCCGACGCGTGGCGCTGCACGCCGCGTTCACCGGCGCCGGGTTCACCGTCGAGCACTCGGAGGCCGGCCTCTACCTGTGGCTGACCCGGGACGAGGACTGCTGGGAGACCGTCGACTGGCTGGCCCGGCGCGGCATCCTGGTCGCGGCCGGCGTCTTCTACGGTCCGGCCGGTGCCCGGCACGTGCGCGTGGCGCTGACCGAGTCCGACGAGCACGTCGCGGCGGTCGCCGGCCGACTGGCCGCCTGA
- the fdxA gene encoding ferredoxin: MTYIIAEPCVDVLDKACIEECPVDCIYEGNRMLYIHPDECVDCGACEPVCPVEAIFYEDDVPEQWKDYTAANYEFFEDLGSPGGASKIGKVEKDATFVAAQPPRGEGH, translated from the coding sequence GTGACCTACATCATCGCCGAGCCGTGCGTGGATGTGCTCGACAAGGCATGCATCGAGGAGTGCCCGGTCGACTGCATTTACGAGGGCAACCGGATGCTCTACATCCACCCCGACGAGTGCGTCGACTGTGGTGCCTGTGAGCCCGTCTGCCCGGTCGAGGCGATCTTCTACGAGGACGACGTCCCCGAGCAGTGGAAGGACTACACTGCGGCCAACTACGAGTTCTTCGAGGACCTGGGCTCGCCCGGTGGTGCCTCGAAGATCGGCAAGGTGGAGAAGGACGCGACCTTCGTCGCCGCCCAGCCGCCGCGCGGAGAGGGCCACTGA
- a CDS encoding ABC transporter substrate-binding protein, whose product MRPRVAAAAGGAIALVVALGACSKNTGEGTTVDTNRQQTGVIATDPKDSKGPAAEVPGAQKGGTFTIIRETPISHLDPQRTYSFAGLMASPLFARYLTTWKDDGKGGLVLVGDLAETPGTNVNNDCKVWEFKIKDGVKFEDGRPITSKEIAYGIARSFDPDLTGGPTYIQEWLADSPQYDTAWDFKANKTALPPGLTTPDAKTLRFEFTKPRCDLPFAVSLPTTAPLPADKDTGVNLDNQPFSSGPYKITKYTAGTEIVLERNEHWDANTDPVRHQYPDRFVWSFGPTADAANNRVIADNGADQSALAWNFVPSSLVARVAGDQALKSRSILSPTPSANQLVINNQRVKDLKVRQALNYAIDREGLVKALGGQTVASPMTTLMPPSTIGYQAFDAYPAGATGNVEKAKELLGGQTPELVLGVADNTTEQQIGAQLKGNLERAGFKIIVRNIPDDAKLDEIKKKDNPWDLYIGNWAADWPSGASILPVLYDGRTIKAEGNSNQSYFNDPAINAEMDRILALSPAEQGPEWGKLDERIMKEHAPVVPLYVDVAYVVHGSKAGGVFISSVFGYPSFVNAHVKP is encoded by the coding sequence ATGCGACCACGCGTGGCGGCCGCCGCAGGCGGCGCGATCGCACTGGTGGTGGCCCTGGGTGCGTGTTCGAAGAACACGGGCGAGGGCACCACGGTGGACACCAACCGGCAGCAGACCGGGGTCATCGCGACCGACCCGAAGGACTCGAAGGGGCCGGCGGCCGAGGTTCCCGGCGCCCAGAAGGGCGGCACCTTCACCATCATCCGGGAGACCCCCATCTCCCACCTGGACCCGCAGCGGACGTACTCGTTCGCGGGCCTGATGGCGTCCCCGCTCTTCGCCCGCTACCTGACCACCTGGAAGGACGACGGCAAGGGCGGCCTGGTCCTGGTCGGCGACCTGGCCGAGACGCCGGGCACCAACGTCAACAACGACTGCAAGGTCTGGGAATTCAAGATCAAGGACGGGGTCAAGTTCGAGGACGGCCGCCCGATCACCAGCAAGGAGATCGCGTACGGCATCGCCCGCTCCTTCGACCCGGACCTCACCGGCGGCCCCACCTACATCCAGGAGTGGCTCGCCGACTCCCCGCAGTACGACACGGCGTGGGACTTCAAGGCGAACAAGACCGCGCTGCCCCCGGGCCTGACCACGCCGGACGCGAAGACGCTGCGCTTCGAGTTCACCAAGCCGCGCTGCGACCTGCCGTTCGCGGTCTCGCTGCCGACAACCGCGCCGCTGCCGGCCGACAAGGACACCGGCGTCAACCTCGACAACCAGCCGTTCTCGTCCGGACCGTACAAGATCACGAAGTACACCGCCGGCACCGAGATCGTGCTGGAGCGCAACGAGCACTGGGACGCGAACACCGACCCGGTGCGGCACCAGTACCCGGACCGGTTCGTGTGGAGCTTCGGCCCGACCGCCGACGCCGCCAACAACCGGGTGATCGCCGACAACGGCGCCGACCAGAGCGCCCTGGCCTGGAACTTCGTCCCCTCCTCGCTGGTCGCCCGGGTCGCGGGCGACCAGGCGCTCAAGTCCCGCAGCATCCTGTCGCCGACGCCGAGCGCCAACCAGCTGGTCATCAACAACCAGCGGGTGAAGGACCTGAAGGTCCGGCAGGCACTCAACTACGCCATCGACCGCGAGGGCCTGGTCAAGGCGCTGGGCGGGCAGACCGTCGCGTCCCCGATGACCACGCTCATGCCGCCGTCCACGATCGGCTACCAGGCGTTCGACGCGTACCCGGCCGGCGCGACCGGCAACGTCGAGAAGGCCAAGGAACTGCTCGGCGGCCAGACCCCGGAGCTGGTCCTCGGCGTTGCCGACAACACCACCGAGCAGCAGATCGGAGCCCAGCTCAAGGGCAACCTGGAGCGGGCCGGATTCAAGATCATCGTACGGAACATCCCGGACGACGCGAAGCTGGACGAGATCAAGAAGAAGGACAACCCCTGGGACCTGTACATCGGTAACTGGGCGGCCGACTGGCCGAGCGGCGCCTCGATCCTGCCGGTGCTCTACGACGGCCGCACCATCAAGGCCGAGGGCAACAGCAACCAGTCGTACTTCAACGACCCGGCGATCAACGCCGAGATGGACCGGATCCTGGCCCTGTCGCCGGCCGAGCAGGGCCCGGAGTGGGGCAAGCTGGACGAGCGGATCATGAAGGAGCACGCGCCCGTCGTGCCGCTCTACGTCGACGTGGCGTACGTCGTGCACGGCTCGAAGGCCGGCGGAGTCTTCATCTCCAGCGTCTTCGGGTACCCGTCCTTCGTGAACGCGCACGTGAAGCCGTAA
- a CDS encoding prolyl oligopeptidase family serine peptidase: protein MDFPELAARTRRFRHGAPRAVSVADDGSRVVFLRSAGPEDPADALWLLDVASGEERLVADPAALLGGDAEQLSPGERALRERLRLSASGIGSYALDSAGRVAVFTLGGRLFRADLVHGDVVEVATTGPVLDPRPDPTGQRLAYVTDEADGVRRGELRVVEHDGTDTMLAGEDSGVTWGLAEHVAAEEFDRFRGYWWAPDGRSVLAARVDESRLERWHLHDPADPASAPTSVAYPRAGGPNAEVSLHLLDLDDGWVDVHWDRETYPYLTTVHWADGGPLITVLRRSQQHGLVLAVDPRTGETQVHAELADPRWVDPIPGTPAHLPDGRVLVGGELAHDGYDARCLFADGTLLTPPSLYVRRVVGRLPAASGSGPADLVVEASEGEPSEQHLFRVRTTIGGGVDARRITTDSGWHVAAVGGDVLVVGSASLDHAGLRWTVWQGDREVAELRSSAATPPYSPLPLLERVTDRRLPAAVLYPDNHVTGRRLPVLLDVYGGPGHQEVLAARSAWLERQWWADAGFAVVVVDNRGTPGVAPSFEKAIHRRMADVVLTDQVEALTALADKHPDLDLGRVAVRGWSFGGWLAGLAVLRHPELFRCGIVGAPVTDWALYDTAYTERYLGLPDDGMDVYAHHSLVELAAEPVTGPDQARPLLLVHGLADDNVVAAHTLRLSAALLATGRPHSVLPLTGATHMAAGGTAERLLKLELDFLRTHLV from the coding sequence GTGGACTTTCCGGAACTGGCCGCACGTACCCGTCGGTTCCGCCACGGGGCACCACGCGCCGTCTCCGTGGCCGACGACGGCTCCCGGGTGGTCTTCCTCCGCTCGGCCGGCCCGGAGGACCCGGCCGACGCGCTCTGGCTGCTCGACGTCGCCAGCGGGGAGGAGCGGCTGGTCGCCGACCCGGCGGCGCTGCTCGGCGGCGACGCCGAGCAGCTCAGCCCCGGTGAGCGCGCGCTGCGCGAGCGCCTCCGCCTGAGCGCCTCCGGCATCGGGTCGTACGCGCTCGACTCGGCCGGCCGGGTGGCGGTCTTCACTCTCGGTGGCCGGCTCTTCCGGGCCGACCTGGTGCACGGTGACGTGGTCGAGGTGGCCACCACCGGCCCGGTGCTCGACCCGCGGCCGGACCCGACCGGGCAACGGCTGGCGTACGTGACCGACGAGGCCGACGGGGTGCGGCGCGGCGAGCTGCGGGTGGTCGAACACGACGGCACCGACACCATGCTGGCCGGCGAGGACTCCGGGGTGACCTGGGGCCTGGCCGAGCACGTCGCGGCGGAGGAGTTCGACCGGTTCCGCGGCTACTGGTGGGCCCCGGACGGGCGGTCGGTGCTCGCCGCACGGGTCGACGAGTCGCGGCTGGAGCGCTGGCACCTGCACGACCCGGCCGACCCGGCGAGCGCGCCGACGAGCGTCGCGTACCCCCGGGCCGGCGGCCCGAACGCGGAGGTGAGCCTGCACCTGCTCGACCTCGACGACGGTTGGGTGGACGTGCACTGGGACCGGGAGACCTACCCGTACCTGACGACGGTGCACTGGGCCGACGGCGGGCCGCTGATCACCGTGCTGCGCCGGTCCCAGCAGCACGGCCTGGTGCTGGCGGTCGACCCGCGCACCGGGGAGACGCAGGTGCACGCCGAGCTGGCCGACCCGCGCTGGGTCGACCCGATCCCGGGCACTCCCGCCCACCTGCCGGACGGCCGGGTGCTGGTCGGCGGGGAGCTAGCCCACGACGGGTACGACGCCCGCTGCCTCTTCGCCGACGGCACCCTGCTGACCCCGCCGTCGCTGTACGTCCGCCGGGTGGTGGGCCGGTTGCCGGCCGCCTCGGGCAGCGGGCCGGCCGACCTGGTCGTGGAGGCGAGCGAGGGCGAGCCCAGCGAGCAGCACCTGTTCCGGGTGCGCACCACCATCGGGGGCGGCGTCGACGCCCGACGGATCACCACCGACTCGGGCTGGCACGTGGCGGCCGTCGGCGGTGACGTCCTGGTGGTCGGCAGCGCCTCGCTGGACCACGCCGGCCTGCGCTGGACGGTGTGGCAGGGCGACCGGGAGGTGGCCGAGCTGCGGTCGTCCGCCGCGACCCCGCCGTACTCGCCGTTGCCCCTGCTGGAGCGGGTGACCGACCGCCGGCTGCCGGCTGCGGTGCTCTACCCGGACAACCACGTCACCGGCCGCCGGCTGCCGGTGCTGCTCGACGTGTACGGCGGCCCGGGCCACCAGGAGGTGCTCGCGGCCCGGTCGGCGTGGCTGGAGCGGCAGTGGTGGGCCGACGCCGGGTTCGCGGTGGTCGTGGTCGACAACCGGGGCACGCCGGGCGTCGCGCCGTCGTTCGAGAAGGCCATCCACCGGCGGATGGCGGACGTGGTCCTGACCGATCAGGTGGAGGCGCTCACCGCGCTCGCCGACAAGCACCCGGACCTGGACCTGGGCCGGGTGGCCGTGCGGGGCTGGTCGTTCGGGGGCTGGTTGGCGGGGCTGGCCGTGCTGCGGCACCCGGAGCTGTTCCGGTGCGGGATCGTCGGCGCGCCGGTGACCGACTGGGCCCTGTACGACACGGCGTACACCGAGCGGTACCTGGGCCTGCCGGACGACGGGATGGACGTGTACGCCCACCACTCGTTGGTGGAGTTGGCGGCCGAGCCGGTCACCGGCCCGGACCAGGCGCGCCCGCTGCTGCTGGTGCACGGGCTGGCCGACGACAACGTGGTGGCCGCGCACACCCTGCGGCTGTCGGCGGCGCTGCTGGCCACCGGGCGGCCGCACTCGGTGCTCCCGCTGACCGGCGCCACGCACATGGCTGCCGGCGGCACCGCCGAACGCCTCCTGAAGCTGGAACTCGACTTCCTCCGCACCCACCTGGTGTGA
- a CDS encoding maltose acetyltransferase domain-containing protein — protein MKDRMLAGEPYLADEPEILADLDRAARLMERFNSSPASDPAGRLAALRDLLGGLGEDTWVRPPLYVDYGTRITIGPRSFVNFNAVLLDVAPITIGADVQIGPNV, from the coding sequence ATGAAGGACCGCATGCTCGCCGGTGAGCCGTACCTCGCCGACGAGCCGGAGATCCTCGCCGACCTGGACCGGGCCGCCCGGTTGATGGAACGGTTCAACAGCAGCCCGGCGAGCGACCCGGCGGGTCGGCTCGCCGCGCTGCGGGACCTGCTCGGCGGGCTCGGCGAGGACACCTGGGTCCGGCCACCGCTGTACGTCGACTACGGGACCCGCATCACCATCGGCCCGCGCAGCTTCGTCAACTTCAACGCGGTCCTCCTCGACGTCGCGCCGATCACCATCGGCGCCGACGTCCAGATCGGGCCGAACGTGTAG